Proteins encoded by one window of Panicum virgatum strain AP13 chromosome 7N, P.virgatum_v5, whole genome shotgun sequence:
- the LOC120683481 gene encoding electron transfer flavoprotein subunit beta, mitochondrial codes for MKILVAVKRVVDYAVKVRVRPDRTGVETANVKMSMNPFCEIAVEEALRLREAGGAAEVVAATIGPTQSADTLRTALAMGADRAVHVLHDPDPARPLLPLAVAKILRAVALQEKPGLVILGKQAIDDDCNQTGQMLAGLLQWPQGTFASKVLLDKEKQKATVEREVDGGIETICLDLPAVITTDLRLNQPRYATLPNIMKAKSKVIKKVTPEDLNVDIRSDMEVIEVNEPPKRKAGVILSSVDELLDKLKNEARVL; via the exons atgaAGATCCTGGTCGCCGTCAAGCGGGTGGTGGACTACGCCGTGAAGGTGCGCGTCAGGCCGGACCGGACGGGCGTGGAGACGGCCAATGTCAAGATGTCCATGAACCCCTTCTGCGAGATCGCCGTGGAGGAGgctctccgcctccgcgaggccggcggcgccgccgaggtcGTCGCCGCCACCATCGGCCCCACCCAATCAGCCGACACGCTGCGCACCGCGCTCGCCATGGGCGCCGACCGCGCCGTCCATGTGCTTCACGACCCCGACCCCGCGCGGCCGCTCCTCCCGCTCGCCGTTGCCAAGATCCTCCGCGCCGTCGCGCTCCAGGAGAAACCCGGCCTCGTCATCCTCGGCAAGCAG GCAATTGATGATGATTGCAACCAGACCGGACAAATGCTAGCTGGATTACTTCAGTGGCCGCAGGGAACCTTTGCCTCCAAG GTTTTATTGGACAAAGAGAAACAAAAAGCTACTGTCGAGAGAGAGGTTGATGGTGGAATTGAAACCATCTGCCTTGATTTGCCAGCAGTGATCAC CACGGATTTGAGACTCAACCAGCCAAGATATGCAACTTTGCCGAACATAATGAAGGCAAAATCAAAAGTTATTAAAAAAGTCACCCCTGAAGACCTCAATGTAGATATTAGATCAGATATGGAGGTCATTGAGGTCAACGAACCGCCAAAAAGGAAAGCAGGGGTAATTCTTTCATCTGTAGACGAGCTCCTTGACAAGTTGAAAAATGAAGCACGTGTCTTATAA